One Halobaculum sp. CBA1158 DNA segment encodes these proteins:
- a CDS encoding phage major capsid protein, protein MSGERIAGERSLNKVTTSDFSGGGLLNRQQFDEFFQIAQDSAQIMDQVRFERLQGPKQQIDRIGVGERLLREATEAQSGSLNDPNTESIDMDAVKMELPWEVSMETVEDTIEGEGTADILVEKFARQFGVDSEDLAFNGDTTSGDPFLGINDGWIKDAEDQGPAANVDHQTATIDKSIFSNLMTSLDAKYRRNPENLVYITSLNQKQNYKEYLTDRSTAAGDAMLMSGEEPTPYGRPIVTPVGFPDDRIMLTTPMNLVWGVHRDVNMRVTQEGEAVVTRDLYGIYNLLARTDYKVEAADAVALAQNVATA, encoded by the coding sequence ATGTCCGGCGAACGGATCGCGGGCGAGCGGTCGCTGAACAAGGTCACCACGTCGGACTTCTCCGGCGGCGGCCTACTCAACCGCCAGCAGTTCGATGAGTTCTTCCAGATCGCCCAGGACTCGGCGCAGATCATGGACCAGGTGCGCTTCGAGCGCCTCCAGGGTCCGAAGCAGCAGATCGACCGGATCGGCGTCGGCGAGCGCCTGCTCCGCGAGGCGACGGAGGCTCAGAGTGGCTCGCTGAACGACCCGAACACGGAGTCCATCGACATGGACGCTGTGAAGATGGAGCTGCCGTGGGAGGTCTCGATGGAGACCGTCGAGGACACGATCGAGGGCGAAGGCACGGCCGACATCCTCGTCGAGAAGTTCGCCCGGCAGTTCGGTGTGGACTCTGAGGATCTCGCGTTCAACGGCGACACCACGTCGGGTGACCCGTTCCTCGGGATCAACGACGGCTGGATCAAGGACGCCGAAGACCAGGGCCCGGCGGCCAACGTCGATCATCAGACCGCGACGATCGACAAGTCGATCTTCAGTAACCTGATGACGTCACTCGACGCGAAGTACCGCCGTAACCCCGAGAACCTCGTGTACATCACGAGTCTCAACCAGAAGCAGAACTACAAGGAGTACCTCACCGACCGCTCGACGGCGGCCGGTGACGCGATGCTGATGTCGGGTGAGGAGCCCACGCCGTACGGTCGCCCGATCGTCACGCCGGTCGGCTTCCCCGACGATCGCATCATGCTGACGACGCCGATGAACCTCGTGTGGGGCGTCCACCGCGACGTCAACATGCGCGTCACGCAGGAGGGCGAGGCCGTCGTCACGCGCGACCTGTACGGCATCTACAACCTGCTCGCACGGACCGACTACAAGGTCGAGGCGGCCGACGCGGTCGCGCTCGCACAGAACGTCGCGACGGCGTGA
- a CDS encoding XkdF-like putative serine protease domain-containing protein: MTDRDAQLTKRVDYVTKDADAQTATGVVMVPNTVDRQGDFERRETIAAFADQFGAFMDVDEADGGVMHAVWPSEWMSLERNEVLNESETIGETTVDAGAWVQTWQYNDDDLWKLVEDGILGGHSIGAVNAEWDYIGEDPSELPDDVTVPDEVDVDEYYELTDGIIQEVSAVDIPAVPEAQILSASKSGATTAEKRLADHLGSRDGFIEEAKERGHSEEDAERLWGVLDRAVSVEGAADPGAKAKLASAMSALVSALPGGSSDERRADAQTAKNATEGDTSDTSGSTTDAADDMGDDTTTDTEPPEWAKELMEQTQENSERIEAAIEEQKSEADGGGDGEKADGDGETDAFADAPEWAKALKAETERNAERINDVATAAGHSQQIDAAAGGRRGDRKYSSAWDDTLGLPNGGDA; encoded by the coding sequence ATGACCGACCGAGACGCACAGCTCACCAAGCGGGTCGACTACGTCACCAAGGACGCCGACGCCCAGACGGCGACCGGCGTCGTGATGGTGCCGAACACCGTCGACCGCCAGGGCGACTTCGAGCGCCGGGAGACGATCGCGGCGTTCGCCGACCAGTTCGGCGCGTTCATGGACGTCGACGAAGCGGACGGCGGCGTCATGCACGCCGTCTGGCCGTCGGAGTGGATGTCCCTCGAACGCAACGAGGTTCTCAACGAGTCCGAGACGATCGGTGAGACGACCGTCGACGCCGGCGCGTGGGTCCAGACGTGGCAGTACAACGACGACGATCTCTGGAAGCTCGTTGAGGACGGCATCCTCGGCGGCCACTCGATCGGTGCGGTCAACGCCGAGTGGGACTACATCGGCGAGGATCCTAGCGAGCTCCCTGACGACGTCACCGTCCCCGACGAGGTCGACGTCGACGAGTACTACGAGCTGACCGATGGGATCATCCAGGAGGTCAGCGCGGTCGACATCCCGGCAGTCCCCGAAGCGCAGATCCTCTCGGCGTCCAAGTCGGGTGCCACCACGGCCGAGAAGCGACTGGCCGATCATCTCGGAAGCCGCGACGGCTTCATCGAGGAGGCGAAAGAGCGCGGCCACAGCGAAGAGGACGCCGAGCGCCTGTGGGGCGTCCTCGACCGCGCGGTCTCTGTCGAGGGTGCAGCTGATCCCGGCGCGAAGGCGAAGCTGGCGAGCGCTATGTCGGCGCTCGTGAGTGCTCTTCCTGGCGGATCCAGCGATGAGCGACGTGCGGATGCACAGACAGCGAAGAACGCCACCGAGGGCGACACCTCGGACACGAGCGGCTCCACTACGGACGCCGCAGACGACATGGGAGACGACACTACCACCGATACTGAGCCCCCGGAGTGGGCCAAGGAGCTGATGGAACAGACGCAGGAGAACAGCGAGCGGATCGAGGCCGCCATCGAAGAGCAGAAGTCCGAAGCTGACGGCGGCGGCGACGGTGAGAAGGCGGATGGCGACGGCGAGACGGACGCCTTCGCGGACGCGCCCGAGTGGGCGAAGGCGCTGAAGGCAGAGACTGAGCGCAACGCCGAGCGCATCAACGATGTCGCGACGGCTGCGGGCCACAGCCAACAGATCGATGCCGCAGCCGGTGGTCGCCGAGGTGACCGCAAGTACTCGTCCGCGTGGGACGACACGCTGGGGCTGCCCAACGGAGGTGACGCCTGA
- a CDS encoding phage portal protein, whose protein sequence is MSDHPDTGAYSEASYRSIQKSVANKAEETQQLDDKYKEEIRGEAIQPPFYPPQMARLLEINPTHAKCCFSKSRNVAGYGLEIVPHPDVEDPDESQRATAEDFWFSEDSTWQVGPSDSERSTPADVLEMAWTDFEAIGWLSIEMLTQTDGTPTGLAWVPAMTIRRRRDKPGYVQLKKARLQYFGNAGDRYESPPQFVDGDEGISGRSVANPANELIFKRNPSPLYTHYGAPDIVPAIPTVQGDDAAREFNIDFFENNAVPRMAIIVEGGELTEGARKDIHDLLHGMNEEDHRTVVLEVEKLLEDTNGISMDDDADDVAIRVEPLTIGINEDASFQDFRDRNEHEILKTHDVPPIEAGQIKSGAFSTDAEAQRKGYIETVIQPKQEAFAQLLYETVHDALGVTDYTIEFKTRGVDSRLTDANVAQTRISASRGAMKVNEARAELGLEPLDDDEIGERLLADIEDSSTDPQQAPGRMDAPTGATETPPKHNCLGTRSEVSLKEQQVETMEFDSSNLRSGLYDRSTNDLYIRFRRDEGPDSIYIYRFVPPQTWEELTEATSHGSYHYHNIRMAYPYERISSGEWPQQGRAAPTENAPVRRFLTA, encoded by the coding sequence ATGAGTGATCACCCCGATACTGGTGCGTACAGCGAGGCATCGTACCGCTCGATCCAGAAGAGCGTCGCAAACAAAGCCGAGGAGACGCAGCAACTCGACGACAAGTACAAAGAGGAGATCCGTGGTGAGGCCATCCAACCGCCGTTCTACCCGCCACAGATGGCGCGCCTCCTGGAGATCAACCCGACGCACGCGAAGTGCTGCTTCTCGAAGAGCCGAAACGTCGCGGGCTACGGACTGGAGATCGTCCCGCATCCGGACGTTGAGGATCCAGACGAGAGCCAACGCGCGACCGCCGAGGACTTCTGGTTCAGCGAAGACTCGACGTGGCAGGTCGGCCCGTCCGATTCGGAGCGGTCGACGCCCGCTGACGTCCTGGAGATGGCGTGGACAGACTTCGAGGCGATCGGATGGCTCTCGATCGAGATGCTGACCCAGACTGACGGGACGCCGACGGGGCTCGCGTGGGTGCCGGCGATGACGATCCGACGCCGGCGTGATAAGCCGGGCTACGTCCAACTCAAGAAAGCGCGTCTGCAGTACTTCGGCAACGCCGGCGACCGCTACGAGAGCCCGCCCCAGTTCGTCGACGGCGACGAGGGGATCTCGGGGCGGTCTGTTGCGAACCCTGCGAACGAACTCATCTTCAAGCGGAACCCCTCGCCGCTGTACACGCACTACGGCGCACCCGACATCGTCCCGGCGATCCCGACCGTCCAGGGCGACGACGCGGCCCGCGAGTTCAACATCGACTTTTTCGAGAACAACGCCGTGCCGCGGATGGCGATCATCGTCGAAGGTGGTGAGCTGACCGAGGGCGCTCGCAAGGACATCCACGATCTGCTCCACGGGATGAACGAGGAGGATCACCGGACGGTCGTCCTCGAAGTCGAGAAGCTCCTGGAGGACACGAACGGGATCTCGATGGACGACGACGCGGACGACGTCGCGATCCGCGTCGAGCCGCTCACCATCGGGATCAACGAGGACGCCAGTTTTCAGGACTTCCGCGACCGCAACGAGCACGAGATCCTCAAGACGCACGACGTGCCGCCGATCGAGGCCGGACAGATCAAGTCCGGTGCGTTCTCGACGGACGCGGAGGCGCAGCGCAAGGGGTACATCGAGACCGTCATCCAGCCGAAGCAGGAGGCGTTCGCGCAGCTGCTCTACGAGACCGTCCACGACGCGCTCGGCGTCACTGACTACACGATCGAGTTCAAAACGCGCGGCGTCGACAGTCGGTTAACTGACGCGAACGTCGCCCAGACCCGGATCTCCGCGTCGCGCGGGGCGATGAAGGTGAACGAAGCGCGCGCCGAGCTCGGCCTCGAACCACTCGACGATGACGAGATCGGCGAGCGCCTGTTGGCCGATATCGAGGACAGTAGCACGGATCCGCAGCAGGCACCTGGTCGGATGGACGCGCCGACCGGTGCGACCGAGACGCCACCGAAGCACAACTGCCTGGGGACCCGCTCGGAGGTGTCGCTCAAAGAGCAGCAGGTGGAGACGATGGAGTTCGATTCGTCGAACCTCCGGTCGGGGCTGTACGACCGCTCGACGAACGACCTGTACATCCGGTTCCGGCGCGACGAAGGGCCGGACTCGATCTACATCTACCGCTTCGTGCCACCGCAGACCTGGGAGGAGCTGACGGAGGCGACGTCGCACGGCAGCTACCACTACCACAACATCCGGATGGCCTACCCCTACGAGCGGATCTCGTCGGGGGAGTGGCCGCAGCAGGGGCGTGCTGCGCCGACGGAGAACGCCCCGGTGCGGCGCTTCCTCACGGCGTAG
- a CDS encoding DNA-packaging protein has protein sequence MTEDEECGALKNDGERCEYTPKYPDGRCGIHTDETDTDPGGRPSKFEAVKDDLLEAADGPLNLKQVANRGGIARSTLYDYLDEHEEFSDSFKRARGTAADRLVSRALDPTDEIDTTFARFLLERSFKFIKTEKQEVELSGQGGGPIEVAINETVVETTYEDDT, from the coding sequence ATGACCGAGGACGAAGAGTGCGGCGCGCTCAAGAACGACGGTGAGCGCTGCGAGTACACGCCGAAGTATCCCGATGGGCGGTGCGGGATCCACACCGACGAGACCGACACCGATCCCGGCGGTCGCCCCTCGAAGTTCGAGGCGGTGAAAGACGATCTCCTCGAGGCCGCCGACGGGCCGCTGAACCTCAAGCAGGTGGCGAACCGAGGCGGGATCGCGCGGTCGACGCTGTACGACTACCTCGACGAACACGAGGAGTTTTCGGACAGCTTCAAGCGCGCGCGTGGGACGGCCGCCGATCGACTCGTCTCCCGCGCGCTTGATCCGACCGACGAGATCGACACGACGTTCGCCCGGTTCCTCCTGGAGCGCTCGTTCAAGTTCATCAAGACGGAGAAGCAAGAGGTCGAGCTCTCGGGCCAGGGAGGCGGTCCGATCGAGGTCGCGATCAACGAGACGGTCGTCGAGACAACCTACGAGGACGACACATGA
- a CDS encoding ArsR family transcriptional regulator, translated as MTGDPPGPTSDSCRVDDARVQDLPPSAKVVYLVLRDAGELTLPALRSRTSLPEQTLHDALADLREANVIQRRITCGDARYSRYTLTKRR; from the coding sequence ATGACCGGGGATCCGCCCGGTCCGACCAGCGACAGCTGTCGCGTCGACGACGCTCGCGTCCAGGACCTCCCCCCGAGCGCGAAGGTCGTCTACCTCGTCCTCCGTGACGCCGGCGAGCTGACCCTCCCCGCCCTGCGGTCGCGAACGTCGCTCCCTGAGCAAACGCTCCACGATGCCCTTGCCGATCTCCGGGAGGCCAACGTCATCCAGCGACGGATCACTTGCGGAGATGCCCGATACAGCCGCTATACCCTCACAAAACGCCGGTAG
- a CDS encoding ribbon-helix-helix domain-containing protein, translated as MSTDTNAGDDRLEEISVRVPESPPRRIEEEWDRRGYSSESEAVRDALRDRVHPPATPSEGTLADPEESRERADRGETVSARAPRERPGLDD; from the coding sequence GTGAGCACCGACACGAACGCCGGTGACGACCGGCTGGAGGAGATCAGCGTCCGCGTCCCCGAGAGCCCGCCGCGGCGTATCGAGGAGGAATGGGACCGTCGCGGGTACTCCAGCGAGTCCGAGGCCGTCCGTGACGCGCTGCGCGACCGGGTGCATCCGCCGGCGACGCCGTCCGAGGGGACGCTGGCCGACCCGGAGGAGAGTCGCGAACGGGCCGACCGAGGCGAGACGGTGTCGGCCCGAGCGCCCCGTGAGCGGCCGGGACTCGATGACTGA
- a CDS encoding universal stress protein: MYDHILLPTDGSDGASTIAEHAGSPARQHDATVHVLSVVDTRNRFEGPSVGLGTEAWEEAEHERAEQAVDDAVGALPDDIAVKRHVESGVPHAEILDYADAADIDLIVMGTHGRTGIDRYLIGSIAERIVRQSPVPVLTVRIADE; encoded by the coding sequence ATGTACGATCACATCCTCTTGCCGACCGACGGTAGCGACGGCGCGTCGACGATCGCCGAGCACGCTGGCTCGCCCGCCCGACAGCACGACGCGACGGTCCACGTGCTGTCGGTCGTCGACACACGCAACCGATTCGAGGGTCCGAGTGTGGGCCTGGGAACCGAGGCCTGGGAGGAGGCCGAGCACGAACGCGCTGAGCAGGCCGTCGACGACGCCGTCGGTGCGCTCCCGGATGACATCGCCGTCAAACGTCACGTCGAGTCGGGCGTCCCTCACGCCGAAATTCTCGACTACGCCGACGCGGCCGACATCGACCTCATCGTGATGGGAACTCACGGCAGAACGGGGATCGACCGCTACCTGATCGGCTCCATCGCGGAGCGGATAGTCCGGCAGTCACCGGTCCCGGTACTGACGGTCCGCATCGCCGACGAGTGA
- a CDS encoding sulfite exporter TauE/SafE family protein, whose product MSATRSQRLQKSFLKYQHVFVFAAPAVFVALVLFAAPTGGSGGPGYWLEYWWLFPFFLLGATTVNTVGISGSALFVPFLIFVFPLLAGEVLTPETLVKVGLISESFGLSASSIAFIQYGLVDRRLALTIVAGSVPFVVAGALLSFFIPEPLFHAALGAALLVAGYLMLNADIGHGEPDETDDAVSTDGGSPTDLPDDDGKLGPAGVDATDEGEVTRVDRDGDSYEYSWSGYLERFANYSVGGTFQGLAGFGSGELGIISQLRTDVPTRVAIGTNHIVVATTAILASLVHVFGGTILGAFGVGGVHSLSLASTPWNMVVFTVPATVTGGQIAPYVSNALDTGTIQKGVAGLFTLISIALFLMAGGAGI is encoded by the coding sequence ATGAGTGCAACTCGATCCCAACGACTCCAGAAGTCGTTTCTGAAGTATCAGCACGTGTTCGTCTTCGCAGCGCCCGCGGTGTTCGTGGCGTTGGTCCTGTTCGCCGCACCGACCGGCGGGAGCGGCGGGCCGGGCTACTGGCTGGAGTACTGGTGGCTGTTCCCCTTCTTTCTGCTCGGGGCGACGACCGTCAACACGGTCGGGATCAGCGGCTCGGCGCTGTTCGTGCCGTTTCTGATCTTCGTGTTCCCGCTGTTGGCGGGAGAGGTACTCACACCGGAGACGCTCGTGAAGGTCGGGCTGATCAGCGAGTCGTTCGGCCTCTCGGCCTCGTCGATCGCGTTCATCCAGTACGGGCTTGTCGATCGACGACTCGCGCTGACGATCGTCGCCGGGAGCGTCCCGTTCGTCGTCGCCGGGGCGCTGCTGTCGTTCTTCATTCCGGAGCCGCTGTTCCACGCGGCCCTCGGCGCGGCGCTGCTCGTCGCCGGCTATCTGATGCTCAACGCCGACATCGGCCACGGTGAGCCGGACGAGACCGATGACGCCGTCTCGACCGACGGCGGTTCGCCGACGGACCTCCCCGACGACGACGGAAAGCTCGGCCCCGCGGGCGTCGACGCGACCGACGAGGGCGAAGTCACCCGGGTCGATCGCGACGGCGACAGCTACGAGTACTCCTGGTCGGGGTATCTCGAACGGTTCGCCAACTACAGCGTCGGCGGGACGTTCCAGGGGCTGGCTGGCTTCGGCAGCGGCGAACTCGGGATCATCTCCCAACTCCGGACGGACGTCCCCACCCGGGTCGCCATCGGGACCAACCACATCGTCGTCGCGACGACGGCGATCCTCGCGTCGCTCGTCCACGTCTTCGGCGGGACGATACTCGGCGCGTTCGGGGTCGGCGGGGTTCACTCGCTGAGTCTCGCCTCGACCCCGTGGAACATGGTCGTGTTCACGGTCCCTGCGACGGTCACCGGCGGCCAGATCGCACCCTACGTATCGAACGCACTAGACACCGGAACCATCCAGAAAGGCGTCGCCGGACTCTTCACGCTCATCTCGATCGCGCTGTTCCTGATGGCCGGCGGGGCCGGGATCTGA
- a CDS encoding prolyl oligopeptidase family serine peptidase, translating to MTDGPSDSRELTPYGAWPSPIDAETVASDGIEFGHVSVDEETVYWREQRPQEDGRGAVVRYNGEDAVDVTPTDVNVRTLVHEYGGGDFTVSDGVVYFVNYDDQRVYRQAVDADDSGPEPITPEPETERGLRYADFAVAAGGEYLYCVREDHDAAAGEDGVDEPVTELVRLRTNGTEDPKVVADGHDFYASPTISPAGDRLAWLTWDHPRMPWDGTELHVAAVGTDGTVADDRVVMGGPTESVFQPEFAPDGTLHAVSDRTGWWNIYRREDGGGPDGAGNADGDAWTCVREEEAEYGSPQWTFGLATYAPLDDGDLIAVATRDGEQTIERIAPDGTATDVEVAAEGIGQRGHPMLRTDGTAVHFVASGPATPARLVRLSDNEEVAVLRKSSDTTVDPSYVSTPDHITVPTRDGAETHAFVYPPTNPDAQAPDSERPPLIVTAHGGPTSATAPTYDLTTQFFTSRGFAVADVNYRGSTGYGRAYRESLYGEWGVRDVEDCLDVARHLAESGRVDGDRIAVRGGSAGGFVVLSALAFHDEVAAGTSYFGVADLGRLAQLTHKFESRYLDQLVGPYEEARETYETRSPVNHADAIESPVLLLQGAEDPVVPLSQAEEMADALAATGVPHDLVVFEGEQHGFRRADTRRRAHESELAFYGSVFGFDPANDLTDADVDITVAGDD from the coding sequence ATGACTGATGGACCCTCTGACTCTCGAGAACTGACGCCGTACGGCGCATGGCCCTCGCCAATCGACGCCGAAACGGTCGCAAGCGACGGTATCGAGTTCGGACACGTGTCCGTCGACGAGGAGACGGTCTACTGGCGAGAGCAGCGTCCGCAGGAGGATGGGCGTGGTGCAGTTGTTCGGTACAACGGAGAGGACGCCGTTGACGTGACGCCCACGGACGTGAACGTCAGGACACTAGTCCACGAGTACGGCGGTGGCGACTTCACCGTCTCCGACGGGGTAGTCTACTTCGTCAACTACGACGACCAACGCGTCTACCGGCAGGCGGTCGATGCGGACGACAGCGGCCCTGAACCGATCACCCCCGAACCGGAGACAGAGCGCGGCCTCCGCTATGCCGATTTCGCGGTCGCCGCTGGCGGTGAGTATCTCTATTGCGTCCGCGAGGACCACGACGCCGCCGCCGGCGAGGACGGTGTTGACGAGCCTGTCACCGAGCTGGTCCGCCTGCGGACGAACGGTACGGAGGACCCGAAAGTAGTCGCCGACGGTCACGATTTCTATGCGTCGCCGACCATCTCGCCGGCGGGGGACCGGCTCGCCTGGCTCACATGGGATCACCCACGGATGCCGTGGGACGGCACCGAACTTCACGTCGCCGCAGTAGGGACGGACGGGACCGTCGCCGACGATCGTGTGGTGATGGGCGGACCAACGGAGTCCGTTTTCCAACCCGAATTCGCGCCCGACGGGACGCTCCACGCCGTCTCCGACCGAACCGGATGGTGGAACATCTACCGGCGTGAGGATGGCGGCGGGCCGGACGGGGCGGGGAACGCCGACGGTGATGCCTGGACGTGCGTCCGCGAGGAAGAAGCAGAGTATGGATCCCCGCAGTGGACATTCGGTCTTGCGACGTACGCACCTCTGGACGACGGCGATTTGATCGCGGTCGCGACCCGCGACGGCGAGCAGACCATAGAACGTATCGCACCCGACGGCACCGCCACGGACGTCGAAGTAGCTGCTGAGGGAATCGGCCAACGCGGGCACCCGATGCTCCGAACCGACGGGACGGCAGTCCACTTCGTCGCCAGCGGTCCCGCGACCCCAGCGCGCCTCGTTCGATTGAGCGACAACGAGGAGGTGGCCGTCCTCCGGAAGTCGAGCGACACGACGGTCGATCCATCGTACGTCTCGACACCGGATCACATCACCGTCCCAACACGCGATGGGGCGGAGACGCACGCGTTCGTCTACCCGCCGACGAACCCCGACGCGCAGGCACCCGACAGCGAGCGCCCGCCACTAATCGTGACCGCCCACGGCGGCCCGACGAGTGCCACCGCGCCGACGTACGACCTCACGACGCAGTTCTTCACCTCTCGGGGGTTCGCCGTTGCGGACGTGAACTACCGTGGCTCGACCGGCTACGGCCGCGCGTACAGGGAGTCACTATACGGCGAGTGGGGCGTCCGCGACGTGGAAGACTGCCTCGACGTGGCCCGACACCTCGCAGAGTCGGGACGCGTCGACGGCGATCGGATCGCCGTCCGCGGCGGGAGCGCCGGTGGATTCGTCGTCCTCTCGGCGTTGGCGTTCCACGACGAGGTCGCTGCGGGCACGAGTTACTTCGGCGTCGCCGATCTGGGTCGCCTCGCACAACTCACCCACAAGTTCGAATCGCGGTACCTCGACCAGTTGGTCGGTCCCTACGAGGAAGCACGCGAGACGTACGAGACACGGTCGCCGGTGAACCACGCCGACGCTATCGAGTCGCCCGTGTTGCTCCTCCAAGGCGCGGAGGATCCGGTGGTACCGCTCTCGCAGGCCGAAGAGATGGCCGACGCCCTCGCTGCGACCGGTGTGCCACACGACCTCGTCGTCTTCGAGGGCGAGCAACACGGCTTCCGCCGGGCCGACACTCGCCGTCGAGCCCACGAATCGGAGTTGGCCTTCTACGGGTCGGTATTCGGATTCGATCCGGCCAACGACCTCACGGATGCAGATGTGGACATCACAGTCGCTGGCGACGACTGA